The Fusibacter sp. A1 genomic interval GCAACTACATATTTCTTTTTCTTCTTTTACTTGGGCTTCTATTTTAGCGCAGGTTACTTTACATACAATCGAAGAAGAAATGGGTATCTCCAAATAGGTTAATCATAAGTGTAGTCAAACTTTAAGCTAAGCGGTGTATCCATAAGGATATGCCGCTTTTTTTATTAGCTAAATCTAAGGAGGATTTAAAATGCTTGTCAAAATGCAACCTATCAATGTAAAATCATTGAATATTTTCAAAGGTTTACTAGAACAAACGAAGATAAGTTTTGTCGAAATCAAAGACGGTCATAACACGATTTTTCAGATGGACCAGAAACACAGTGTTGAACTAGGTAAAAGCATGTACGCTCCTTTTATTAATAACATATTGCCGATTAGAAGCACCTACCAACTGGTCAGCCGAGACTATAAGCATGCGGATACGATTGTAAGAATAAAAAACGTAAGCATAGGCGCAGGGAGTGCGACCATCATGGCTGGACCATGTGCCGTCGAGGATGAGGCGACGATGAGAAAAATCGCAAAAGAGCTGAAAAGAACCGGTGTCAAAATCTTAAGAGGTGGTGCATTTAAGCCCAGAACATCACCCTACAGCTACCAGGGATTAGGAGTAGACGGACTGAAGCTACTTAGGGAAGTAGCGGATGATTATGGACTGGCCGCTGTTTCAGAAGTGCTGGATGTAAGGCATATGGATGAGGCTGAAAAGTACCTGGACTGTATCCAGATAGGAGCAAGAAGCATGCAGAACTTTGAACTGCTCAAGCGATGCGGCCAGTCAGATCTTCCTATTCTGCTTAAGAGGGGACCTTCGGCAACCATCGAGGAATTCCTTTTAGCGGCTGAATACATCTACGTGCATGGAAATTCTAAAATCATCCTATGCGAGAGGGGCATAAAGACCTTTGAACCGATGACAAGAAATACCTTTGACATCAATGCTGTGGCACTTTTAAAACAGCTGACCCACTTACCTGTGGTTGCAGACCCCTCGCACGGAACCGGAATAAGGGCTGTTGTTCTTCCTGTAGCGCTTTCTGCCATTGCGGCGGGAGCAGACGGCTTATTGATTGAAGCGCATCATGAGCCGGACAGGGCGATCAGCGATGGAATGCAGACTATCGACATGAACCAGTTGAGAACTTTAGCTAAGAGAATGACGATCCTTGAGGAGGTACGAAATGTTATTTAATCGGATTATGGTAATCGGAGCAGGACTGATCGGAGGATCCTACATACGGGCGATACTCAAACTTGATCCAAACCAGGATATCACGGTTGTAGAGCCTGACAGTCAAACGAGGGATATGCTTGTGTCGGATGGTTTGAAAAACGTATACGCGAGCATTTATGACGTGAGGGATCGATTTGACCTTATCATGCTCACGACAAGAGAAGAGGTGACAGCCACTTATCTTGCTACGATGCCGACTGAGCTGATCGACGATAGAAGCATTGTCACTGATTTTTGCAGCACCAAACAGAGACTGGCAAAAGTCGCAAAGAAGGCGATGATAGATAGCTGCTACATCGGAGCACACCCGATTTTCGGTGATGTCAGCACAGGATATGAAAACAGCCACAAGACAGAAATTACAGGCACTACAATGGTTTTGATGA includes:
- the aroF gene encoding 3-deoxy-7-phosphoheptulonate synthase; translation: MLVKMQPINVKSLNIFKGLLEQTKISFVEIKDGHNTIFQMDQKHSVELGKSMYAPFINNILPIRSTYQLVSRDYKHADTIVRIKNVSIGAGSATIMAGPCAVEDEATMRKIAKELKRTGVKILRGGAFKPRTSPYSYQGLGVDGLKLLREVADDYGLAAVSEVLDVRHMDEAEKYLDCIQIGARSMQNFELLKRCGQSDLPILLKRGPSATIEEFLLAAEYIYVHGNSKIILCERGIKTFEPMTRNTFDINAVALLKQLTHLPVVADPSHGTGIRAVVLPVALSAIAAGADGLLIEAHHEPDRAISDGMQTIDMNQLRTLAKRMTILEEVRNVI